The following DNA comes from Agromyces mangrovi.
ACTCGCGCGCGATCGCATCCTCGATCTCCTCGGGCTCGAGTGTCTCCTGCACGAGCGCGAGGAACTGCGCGGTCGGCGTCGACGCACGCGCGAGCTCGGCCACGAACGCCTCGCGCACGTCGGCGTCGAGGTCCTCGATGCCGCTGATCATGCCCGCCGCCACGTCCAGCGCGTCGGCGGCCAGCTCGTCGCCGTCGGCCTGCAGCACGACCTCGACCGACTGGTCGCCGCACTCGACGACCTCCGACCAGTAGGACCCGCCGTCGCCGCCGACGATCCCGAAGTACTCGTGCTCGATCGACATCTCCACCCCCTGCTCCGACGCTACTCCCCGATGAGGTTCTGGGCGAAGACGTGCGGGGTGAAGCCGGTGAGGTCGCCGATGCCCTCGCCCTGGCCGATGAGCTTGATCGGCAGGCCCGTGCGGTCCTGCACGTTGAGCACGAACCCGCCCTTGGCCGACCCGTCGAGCTTGGTGATGACGAGGCCGGTCACGCCGGCGTGCTCGATGAACGCCTGCGCCTGCGCGAGGCCGTTCTGGCCCGTGGTCGCGTCGAGCACGAGCAGCACCTCCGCCACCGGCGCCTGCTTCTCGACGACCCGGCGCACCTTCGCGAGCTCGTCCATGAGGCCGCCCTTGGTCTGCAGGCGACCCGCAGTGTCGATCAGCACGATCTCGATGCCGTCGCGCTTGGCGCGCTCGACGGTCTGGAACGCGACCGCCGCCGGGTCCTGCCCCTCGCGCTCGGGGCGCACCACCTCGGCGCCCGCCCGCTCGGCCCAGGTCGCGAGCTGGTCGACCGCCGCCGCGCGGAACGTGTCGGCCGCGCCGACGACGACGCTGCGCCCATAGGTGCCGAGGAAGCGGGCGAACTTGCCGATGGTCGTGGTCTTGCCGACGCCGTTGACCCCGACGACGAGCACCACCGCGGGCCGCTCGCTGAGGCGCAGCGTGGGGTCGTACTTCGACAGCCGCTCCTCGATGGTCTCGCGGAGCATCCGCTGCACGTCGCGCGGGTCGGTCGTGCGGTACCGCTCGACCTGCGCCTGCAGGTGCTCGACGATCTCCTCGGTGAGGTCGGGCCCGAAATCGGCGGTGATCAGTGCGGTCTCGAGGTCGTCCCAGGTGTCCTCGTCGATGACCCTCGCCTGGAAGACGTTCCGGAGCCGTGCGCCGAGCGACCACGATGCGCGTTCTGCCATGGCGTCCAGCCTACGGTCTCGCGGGGTCCGGCTCGGGCGGCCCGTCCGCGCCGGATCAGGCGCTCGCGCGCTCCTCGCGCACGCGCTGGCCGACGACGGCGGACACGCCGTCCTGCCGCATCGAGACGCCGTAGAGCGCGTCGGCGATCTCCATCGTGCGCTTCTGGTGCGTGATGACGATGAGCTGGCTGTCGTCGCGCAGTTCCTCGATGACCGTGAGCAGGCGCCCGAGGTTCGCGTCGTCGAGCGCCGCCTCGACCTCGTCGAGGATGTAGAACGGGCTCGGCCGTGCCTTGAAGATCGCGATCAGCAGCGCGACCGCCGCGAGCGAGCGCTCGCCGCCCGAGAGCAGGGAGAGCCGCTCGATCTTCTTGCCCGCGGGCTTCACGGAGACCTCGATGCCGCTCGACAGCAGGTCGTCGGGATCGGTCAGCGAGATGCTGCCCGTGCCGCCCGGGAAGAGCACCGGGAAGACCTCGCCGAACGCGGCCCTGGTGTCCTCGAACGCGGCCTCGAAGATCGAGACCATCTTGCGGTCGATCTCCTCGATGATCGTGATGAGGTCGGCCCGGGTCTTCGTGAGGTCGGCGAGCTGCTCGGTGAGGAACGCGTGCCGCTGCTCGAGCGCCGCGAACTCCTCGAGTGCGAGCGGATTGACCCGGCCGAGCTGGGCGAGCATGCGCTCGGCGCCCTTCAGCCGGCGCTGCTGCACCGCGCGGTCGAACGGGGCGTCCTCGCCGTCCTCCTCGTCGCTCGGCACGGGCTGGTCGGGGCCGTACTCGTCGACCAGCACGCTCTCGGCGAGCCCGAGCTCCGACTGCGCGCGCTCGAGCAGGGACGACACGTGCAGCTTCTTCTCGTAGATCTGCAGCTCGAGGCCGTGCACGTCCTCGGTGATCGACTGCAGTCGCTCGCGCACGCTCGCCTCGTCGCGGCGCAGCGCGTTGAGCTCCTCGTTCTGGCCGCGTCGCTCGTCTTCGGCGCGGGCCAGGCGGATGCGCGCCTCGGACACGGACGCGTCGACTGCCGCGAGCACGGCCGGGAGCGCGTCGGCCACCCCGCGGGCGGCCTCGTACTGGCGGCGGCGGATGACGGCCCGGCGCGCGGCCTCCTCGGCCTGGCGCCGCTCGGCCTCGCGCCGGCGCTCGAGCGACGCGATGCGCGCCTGCTCGCTGCGCACGCGCTCGCGCGCGGTCTCGAGCGCGAGGCGGGCCTCGACCTCGCCCTCGCGCGCGGCCTCGAGGGCCGCGGCACCCGAGTCGCGAGCCGTGAGGTCGAGCACGGGGCGCGGGGTCGCGCGCGCCTGCTCGAGGGCGGCCTTCGCCTCGGTCGACGCCTGCTCGGCCTCGGCGACGCGCTCGGCCGCGGTGCGGGCCGACTCGGCGAGCCGCTCGGTCTCGGCGGCGGCCGCGTCGGCGGTGACGCGGGCCTTGTTCAGGCGCTCGGTCTGGGCGGCGAGCTGCGCGTCGTACTCGCGCAGCGCCGTGAGCGCCTGCGCCGACTGCTGCTTCGCCGTCTCGTGCGCCGAGCGCTGCTCGGCGAGCTCGAACCGGCGGCGCTCGAGCTCGGAACGCACCTCCTCGAGCCGGGCGCCGGCGGCGTCGCGCTCGGCGATCAGCTCGATGCGGCTCTGCCCCTCACCCGATCCGCCGCGGATGACGTAGAGACCGATCACGTCGCCGGCGCGGGTCACGACCGTGACGTCGTCGGCGTCGAGCGCTCCGGAGGCGGCGCGCGCGGCCTCCACGTCGTCGGCGACGACCGTCCGCGCGAGCAGCGCGGCGACCCCGGGCGGGGCGGTGACGACGGATGCCGCGGGCGTGAGTCCCTCGACCGCGACCGGTGCGGCGACCGACGCGGCCTCCGCGATCGCGAGCTCGACGCGACCGAGGTCGTGCGCACGCGCGTGCGCGAGCGCATCGAGTGCGGCGTCGCGGTCGTCGGCCAGCACCGCGTCGGTGAGGGTGCCCAGCGCGGCGGCGATCGCGGCCTCGTAGCCGGGCTGCACGTGGACGTGCTCGGCGAGGAGACCGCGCACGCCGTCGCGGCCCGCCTCGACCAGCGCTGCGGACCCATCCCGCTGGTCGAGCGCGAGGGAGAGCGCACCGACCTTGGCCGTCAGCGCGTCGCGCTCGCGCTCGCGCTCGTGGAGGCCCTCGCGGATGCGCTCGATCTCGCCCTCGGCCTCGAACACCGCGGCCTGGGCGAGCTCGTACGCCTCGTCGAGGTCGGTCTCGCCGTCCTGGCTCAGCGATGCGGTCGACTCCAGCTCCTCCAGCGCGTTCGCCGCGACGGTCGCGCGGTCGGATGCCGCCGCCAGCGCGTTCTCCTGCCGGAGCACCTCGCCGCGCACGGTCGCGAGCCGCGACGCGGCGGTGTCGGCGCGGCCCGACAGGGCGGCGAGCTCGAGGTCGTACCGCGAGACCGCGGCGCTCTGGGCGGCGACGTCCTCGTCGGTGGCGTCGAGCGCGCGGCGTGCGGCGACCGTGGCCTGCTGCGCCTGCTCGAGCCCCGATGCGGCGGCCGCGACGGCCTCCTGGACCCGCTCGAGCTCGGCTCGTGCCTCGTCGATGGCCGCCTGCGAGACGGTGGGGGCGGCATCCGGTTCGTCGCCGTCCCGGCCGAGCAGCGCGAGCCGCTGGTTCGCGAGCGTGTGCAGTCCGCGCAGGCGCTCCTGCGCCTGCTCGAGCCCGAACTCGACCCGGCGGGCGTCGTCGACCGCGACCGACTGCTGCGCCTGCTCGAGGCGGGTCACGCGCGCCTGCCGCTGCTCGAGCTGGTCCTGCAGCACCAGCCGCTCGGAGTGGCGCTCCGCCTCGGTGCGCGAATGCGCGTCGAGCGTGCGGCGCAGGCCCACGACCTCGTCGGCGAGCAGGCGCGCACGGGCATCGCGCACGATCGCGGCGATCGACTGCGCCTGGCGCGCGACCTCGGCCTGGCGCCCGAGCGGCTTCAGCTGGCGACGGATCTCGCCCGCGAGGTCGGACAGGCGGGTGAGGTTGGTCTCCATGGCGTCGAGCTTGCGGAGCGTCTTCTCCTTGCGCCGCCGGTGCTTCAGGATGCCCGCAGCCTCCTCGATGAAGCCGCGACGGTCGTCGGCGCTCGCGTGCAGCACGTTGTCGAGCTGGCCCTGGCCGACGATGACGTGCATCTCGCGGCCGAGGCCCGAGTCGCTGAGCAGCTCCTGCACGTCGAGCAGGCGGCACGCCTCGCCGTTGATGGCGTACTCGCTCGTGCCGTTGCGAAACAGCGTGCGGCTGATCTGCACCTCGGTGTACTCGATCGGCAGGGCGCCGTCGCTGTTGTCGATCGTCAGGGCGACCTCGGCCCGGCCGAGCGGCCCGCGACTCGAGGTGCCGGCGAAGATGACGTCCTCCATCTTGCCGCCGCGGAGCGTCTTGGCCCCCTGCTCGCCCATCACCCAGGCGAGGGCGTCGACCACGTTGGACTTGCCGGAGCCGTTCGGTCCGACGACGCACGTGACTCCCGGCTCGAACGCGAAGACGGTGGGCTGTGCGAAGGACTTGAACCCCTTGAGGGTCAGGCTCTTCAGGTACACGCCCGTCCTCCCCCGATGCCGATCGGCGACCCGACCGGCCCGGATCGCCCGCGACTACGGTACCGGACTCTTCCCCGCGAACCGCGCAGGCGGTAGGCTCGTCGGCTGCGCACTCGCGCGGCGGATTCGGAGCAGGATCGATGCGGATCGAACGGGCGCACGTGCCCGAACGCCTCGGCACCCGCGGTGCCGCGCACTTCGAGCGGTACGTCGAGCTCATGCGCGAGGTCGAGGCGGACCTCTGGGGCAACGACGACCTCACGCAGGACGCGCGCACCGTGCTGCCGCGGTACCGCTCGGAGTACGTCCGCCGTACGCCGCTGCTCGCACTCGACGGGGACGACGCCGTGGGCGCCGCGGTCGTGGAGTGGGAGGCGGGCGACGACGCCGAGACCGCGATCGTGTACGGCGTCGTGCCGACGGCGCATCGCCGCGAGGGCATCGGTTCGTGGCTGCTCGCCGAGTGCGAGCGGATCGCGCTGGACGCCGGTCGGCGGGTGCTCATCAGCTGGAGCGACCACCCCGCGGCGACGCTCGAGCTCGGCGGGCCCCGCCTCGCGGCATCCGTCGGCGACGCCGTCGTGCCCGCGGCCGACCCGCGGGCCGCCTTCTTCACCGCGCACGGGTACGTGCTCGGGCAGATCGAGCGGATGAGCGTGCTCGACCTCGCCGACGTCACGGTGCCCGAGCCGGAGTCGGTGCCCGGCTACCGGCTCGTCACGTGGGTCGGCCATGCACCCGACGAGCTCGTCGACGCGTACGCGGCGGCGAAGACCCGCATGGCGCTCGACGTGCCGGCTGCGGACCTCACGATCGACCCCGAGCACTGGGACGCCGCGCGCGTGCGCACCTTCGAGGAGCAGCGTCGCGAGTCGGGCGACGTGCTGCTCGTCGCCGCGGCGGTCGCCGACGACGGCGACGTGGCCGGCTACACGGAGCTCGAGCTGCCCCACGACAAGGCGTGCGCCTACCAGGGCGACACCCTGGTGGTCGCCGCGCACCGCGGCCATGGCCTCGGCCTACGGGTCAAGCAGGCGAACCACCGGGCCCTCGCCGAGTCCGCCCCGGAGCGCACGCGCATCTACACCTGGAACGCCGACGAGAACGACCACATGCTCGCGATCAACATCGCGCTCGGGTTCCGCACCGCGGCGTACTCCGCCGCCTGGCAGCGCCGCGTCGAGTCGGGCGGCGGACACGAGCACGCCGACGCGGTCAGCGCGCCGCGCGCGGACGTCGCTGGCAGCGCGGGCAGCGGTGCGACGAGCGGTTCATGAACTGCTCGCGCACGATCGGCGTGCCGCAGCGCGGGCACGGACGGCCCTGCTGCCCGTAGGCGTTGAGGGAGTGGGCGAAGTAGCCGGATGCCCCGTTGACGTTGACGTACTGGGCATCGAAGCTCGTGCCGCCCTCTGCCAGGGCGCGCTCGAACACCTCGCGCACCGCCGCCAGCACGCGCTTCGACCGGCGCGGGCCGACCACGTTCGACGGCTCGTCGTAGTGCACGCGCGCCGACCAGAGCGCCTCGTCGGCGTAGATGTTGCCGATGCCGCTGACGAGGTTCTGGTCGAGCAGCGCGCGCTTGACACCGGTGCGCCGGGTCGCGAGCGCGGCGAGGAACCTGCGGTCGTCGAAGGCCGGATCGAGCGGGTCGCGCGCGATGTGGGCGACGGGCACCGGGAGGCGCGTGCGCCACGGGGCATCCGCTTCGCCCGCCTCGCCCGAGAAGCCCGCGGGCGCGCCGTCGCCCGTCTCGACCATGCGCTCGACCGCGAGCGAGCCGAAGATGCGCTGGTCGACGAAGTCGACCGCGAGGTCGCCGTGCGCCGGCGATGACACGTGGATGCGCGCGCGCAGCAGCGGCACGAGTGGTGCGTCGGGGGTGCGCAGCAGCAGCTGCCCGCTCATGCCGAGATGCGCGAGCAGCGCGCGGCCCGTGTCGAGGGGCATCCAGAGGAACTTGCCGCGCCGCACGGCGGCCTCGATGCGCGCGCCCGTGAGGAGTTCGTCGAACGGACCCGACGTCGGGTCGTGTCGTCGCAGCGAGCGCGGCTCGAACACCTCGACGCCGAGCACGCGGGAGCCGGTGACGGCCGGTGCGAGGCCGGTCCGGACGACCTCGACCTCGGGCAGTTCGGGCATGCTCAGTCGGCGCTGATGCGCGTCCAGGCGTCGAGCGCGGCGGCCATCTCGGCCTGCTTCTTGCTCGTGCCCGAGCCGGTGCCGGTCACGAGGTCGCCCACGGCGACCGACGCGGCGAACACCTTGTTGTGGTCGGGGCCCGACTCGGTGACCGTGTACGCGGGCGCCGGCGCACCGCGGCGGGCCGCGATCTCCTGCAGGCTCGTCTTCGGGTCCATGGCCGCGCCGAACCGATCGGGGTCGGCCATGAGCGGGCCGATCAGCCGCAGCACCAGGTCGGTCGCCGCATCCGCCCCCGCATCGAGGAAGGTCGCGCCGATGATCGCCTCGACCGTGTCGGCGAGGATCGACGCCTTGTCGTGCCCGCCCGTCATGGTCTCGCCACGACCGAGGCGGATGTACGGGCCGAGGCCGATCGTGCGCGCGACCTCGGCCAGCGCGACGCTCGAGACGAGGCTCGCGCGTCGCTTCGCGAGGTCGCCCTCGTCGAGGTCGGGGTGGTCGCGGTAGAGCGACACCGTGACGGCCTGCCCGAGGATCGAGTCGCCGAGGAACTCGAGGCGCTCGTTGGTGGGGATGCCGCCGTTCTCGTACGCGAACGACCGGTGCGTGAGGGCGAGCAGCAGGAGGTCGTGGTCGAGCTCGACCTGCAGCGTGCGCTGCAGTGCGTCGAGGCCCGCCGACTCCTGGGTGCTCCGCTCCGTCACCACCGGTCGTTCGTCGTCAGCGTCGGGGTGCCGATCAGACGTCGGCGACCTTGCGGCCCTTGTACTCCAGGAACAGCGGCGTACCGGCCGAGTCCTCCACGACCTTCGCGCGGTGCGGGAGGCTGTAGGTGACCTTGCCGTTCTCGACGGTCTTCACGAGCGCAGGGGCCTGCGCCTTCCACTGCGAGCGGCGTGCGTGGGTGTTGGCGCGCGACTTCTTCCGCTTGGGAACAGCCATGACTCTCTCTCAATCTCTCTGCTGGTCGGCATCGGAGGACGTGTCCGAGCCAGGGTCCGTGGAAGCCTCGAAGTCCGCGAGCGCGTCCCACCGCGGGTCGCGTTGTTCTCTCGCGGCGAGTTCCGGGTGTTCCTCCAACCGGAGCCCGGTCTCTGGGTCGAGACCCGGGCAATCCGGCCGGCACACCGGCTGGAACGGCAGTGCCAGGACCACCGCATCGCGGATGAGCGGTTCAAGATCCACGTGGTCGTCTTGAACCTCATACTCGAAAGCTTCACCGGAATGATACGCGAAAAGCTCCTGGAACTCGACTTCGACCGGCAGGGCGATGTCGCGGAGGCACCGCCCGCACTGCCCGTTGGCGGTCGCGTCGACCTCCGCGGAGGCCAGGATGCCCTCGTGCACCGACTCCAGCCGGACGTCGATCTCGATGGGATCGCCCTCGCCGACCGAGACGAGCCCCTCCCCCAGCGCCTCGGGAACCGACGCCTCGATGCGCTGCTCGCGCATCTGGCCCGGGCGCCCGATGAGGTCGCGGATGTCGATGCGGTAGGGACTGCTCGTGGATGCCACGAGGCACGATTCTACGCGCCCGCGGTGCTCGGGCGGCGGTGCGCGAGCGATTCGCGCGGGCTCGCGAGCGACATCGGCACGACGAGCGCGCGGAAGCGCTCGGCCGGCTGGAGGCCGCGCTCGAGTGCGTGCACCACCAGGTCGAGGTCGTGGGTGAGCGGATGGTCCGGCACGGGTGCCGGCCGCGGGCCGTACCGATGACGCTCGACGCCGGCGAGGAGGCGCTCGAGCGCGGCGCGCGCGTCCGCGTCGTCCGCCACGCCGTCGCGCGCGAGCAGACGGTCGGCGAAGCCGCGCGCGGACTCGAACGGGGTCGGCGGGTCGCCGATGTCGACCGCGGTCGCCTCCACCTCGGTCCACGCCGCCGCAGCGGCATCCGCTCCGTCCCATGCCCGCCGCCGGCGCCAGGCGCGCACCAGCCTGCGGATCACGGCCGGCAGCGCCAACACGAGCGCCACCCCGAGCGCGACGAGCGCCAGCCGGGCCAGCGGCGCGCCCGAGTCGGACACCGGGGCGGCGGTGGATCCGTCGACCGGCTCGTCGGGCAGCACCGGGGCGCCCTCCGTCGCGGGGGCGCCGGGGGTCGGCAGCGGCGCCCTCGTGGCGCCGGGATCGGCGAGCACCGAGACCCGCGAGTACTCGGGCACCGACCCGCGACCGGGCGTCGGCTCGAACGGCATCCAGCCGATGCCCTCGAAGTACAGCTCGGGCCAGGCGTGCAGGTCGTGCGTGTCGACGTCGTAGCGGGCCTCGCCGGCGAGCGTGCCGACGCCGCGCGAGCCCGCCGTG
Coding sequences within:
- a CDS encoding DUF2004 domain-containing protein, with the translated sequence MSIEHEYFGIVGGDGGSYWSEVVECGDQSVEVVLQADGDELAADALDVAAGMISGIEDLDADVREAFVAELARASTPTAQFLALVQETLEPEEIEDAIARESGDREIDILRSLVLERVEFRPANVGEDEAFAVFEYSFAADESDARLLASVDRDSDVVEVLLED
- the ftsY gene encoding signal recognition particle-docking protein FtsY, giving the protein MAERASWSLGARLRNVFQARVIDEDTWDDLETALITADFGPDLTEEIVEHLQAQVERYRTTDPRDVQRMLRETIEERLSKYDPTLRLSERPAVVLVVGVNGVGKTTTIGKFARFLGTYGRSVVVGAADTFRAAAVDQLATWAERAGAEVVRPEREGQDPAAVAFQTVERAKRDGIEIVLIDTAGRLQTKGGLMDELAKVRRVVEKQAPVAEVLLVLDATTGQNGLAQAQAFIEHAGVTGLVITKLDGSAKGGFVLNVQDRTGLPIKLIGQGEGIGDLTGFTPHVFAQNLIGE
- the smc gene encoding chromosome segregation protein SMC, which translates into the protein MYLKSLTLKGFKSFAQPTVFAFEPGVTCVVGPNGSGKSNVVDALAWVMGEQGAKTLRGGKMEDVIFAGTSSRGPLGRAEVALTIDNSDGALPIEYTEVQISRTLFRNGTSEYAINGEACRLLDVQELLSDSGLGREMHVIVGQGQLDNVLHASADDRRGFIEEAAGILKHRRRKEKTLRKLDAMETNLTRLSDLAGEIRRQLKPLGRQAEVARQAQSIAAIVRDARARLLADEVVGLRRTLDAHSRTEAERHSERLVLQDQLEQRQARVTRLEQAQQSVAVDDARRVEFGLEQAQERLRGLHTLANQRLALLGRDGDEPDAAPTVSQAAIDEARAELERVQEAVAAAASGLEQAQQATVAARRALDATDEDVAAQSAAVSRYDLELAALSGRADTAASRLATVRGEVLRQENALAAASDRATVAANALEELESTASLSQDGETDLDEAYELAQAAVFEAEGEIERIREGLHERERERDALTAKVGALSLALDQRDGSAALVEAGRDGVRGLLAEHVHVQPGYEAAIAAALGTLTDAVLADDRDAALDALAHARAHDLGRVELAIAEAASVAAPVAVEGLTPAASVVTAPPGVAALLARTVVADDVEAARAASGALDADDVTVVTRAGDVIGLYVIRGGSGEGQSRIELIAERDAAGARLEEVRSELERRRFELAEQRSAHETAKQQSAQALTALREYDAQLAAQTERLNKARVTADAAAAETERLAESARTAAERVAEAEQASTEAKAALEQARATPRPVLDLTARDSGAAALEAAREGEVEARLALETARERVRSEQARIASLERRREAERRQAEEAARRAVIRRRQYEAARGVADALPAVLAAVDASVSEARIRLARAEDERRGQNEELNALRRDEASVRERLQSITEDVHGLELQIYEKKLHVSSLLERAQSELGLAESVLVDEYGPDQPVPSDEEDGEDAPFDRAVQQRRLKGAERMLAQLGRVNPLALEEFAALEQRHAFLTEQLADLTKTRADLITIIEEIDRKMVSIFEAAFEDTRAAFGEVFPVLFPGGTGSISLTDPDDLLSSGIEVSVKPAGKKIERLSLLSGGERSLAAVALLIAIFKARPSPFYILDEVEAALDDANLGRLLTVIEELRDDSQLIVITHQKRTMEIADALYGVSMRQDGVSAVVGQRVREERASA
- a CDS encoding GNAT family N-acetyltransferase, whose amino-acid sequence is MRIERAHVPERLGTRGAAHFERYVELMREVEADLWGNDDLTQDARTVLPRYRSEYVRRTPLLALDGDDAVGAAVVEWEAGDDAETAIVYGVVPTAHRREGIGSWLLAECERIALDAGRRVLISWSDHPAATLELGGPRLAASVGDAVVPAADPRAAFFTAHGYVLGQIERMSVLDLADVTVPEPESVPGYRLVTWVGHAPDELVDAYAAAKTRMALDVPAADLTIDPEHWDAARVRTFEEQRRESGDVLLVAAAVADDGDVAGYTELELPHDKACAYQGDTLVVAAHRGHGLGLRVKQANHRALAESAPERTRIYTWNADENDHMLAINIALGFRTAAYSAAWQRRVESGGGHEHADAVSAPRADVAGSAGSGATSGS
- the mutM gene encoding bifunctional DNA-formamidopyrimidine glycosylase/DNA-(apurinic or apyrimidinic site) lyase; translated protein: MPELPEVEVVRTGLAPAVTGSRVLGVEVFEPRSLRRHDPTSGPFDELLTGARIEAAVRRGKFLWMPLDTGRALLAHLGMSGQLLLRTPDAPLVPLLRARIHVSSPAHGDLAVDFVDQRIFGSLAVERMVETGDGAPAGFSGEAGEADAPWRTRLPVPVAHIARDPLDPAFDDRRFLAALATRRTGVKRALLDQNLVSGIGNIYADEALWSARVHYDEPSNVVGPRRSKRVLAAVREVFERALAEGGTSFDAQYVNVNGASGYFAHSLNAYGQQGRPCPRCGTPIVREQFMNRSSHRCPRCQRRPRAAR
- the rnc gene encoding ribonuclease III, with translation MQRTLQVELDHDLLLLALTHRSFAYENGGIPTNERLEFLGDSILGQAVTVSLYRDHPDLDEGDLAKRRASLVSSVALAEVARTIGLGPYIRLGRGETMTGGHDKASILADTVEAIIGATFLDAGADAATDLVLRLIGPLMADPDRFGAAMDPKTSLQEIAARRGAPAPAYTVTESGPDHNKVFAASVAVGDLVTGTGSGTSKKQAEMAAALDAWTRISAD
- the rpmF gene encoding 50S ribosomal protein L32, whose translation is MAVPKRKKSRANTHARRSQWKAQAPALVKTVENGKVTYSLPHRAKVVEDSAGTPLFLEYKGRKVADV
- a CDS encoding YceD family protein, whose protein sequence is MASTSSPYRIDIRDLIGRPGQMREQRIEASVPEALGEGLVSVGEGDPIEIDVRLESVHEGILASAEVDATANGQCGRCLRDIALPVEVEFQELFAYHSGEAFEYEVQDDHVDLEPLIRDAVVLALPFQPVCRPDCPGLDPETGLRLEEHPELAAREQRDPRWDALADFEASTDPGSDTSSDADQQRD